A region from the Nostoc sp. HK-01 genome encodes:
- a CDS encoding HAD family hydrolase: MYILSLSPISQAASTCWSNIRLIATDMDGTLTKEGKFSTALLQVLEDLTASGIKVIIVTGRSAGWVSGISSLMPVAGAIAENGGIFYPNGTEQPIALTSIPDLSLHRQQLAAAFAELQRGFPQIQESADNRFRLTDWTFDVAALTLQELQTLSNLCQSMGWGFTYSTVQCHIKPQGQDKAVGLLQVLQAYWPDYSPEQVVTVGDSPNDESLFARHQFPVSVGVANVLKYANQLQYQPTYVTSAAEATGFCELASYILKSTVPRI; encoded by the coding sequence ATGTATATTTTAAGTCTTAGTCCAATATCTCAAGCTGCCTCTACTTGCTGGAGTAATATCCGTCTGATTGCAACGGATATGGATGGTACTCTGACCAAGGAAGGTAAATTTTCTACTGCCTTGTTGCAAGTTTTAGAAGATTTAACGGCATCTGGTATCAAGGTAATAATTGTTACTGGGCGTTCGGCTGGTTGGGTCAGTGGAATTAGCAGCTTAATGCCAGTTGCAGGTGCGATCGCCGAAAATGGCGGTATATTCTATCCTAATGGTACTGAACAGCCCATTGCTTTAACTTCTATTCCTGACTTAAGCTTACATCGCCAACAATTAGCAGCAGCTTTTGCCGAATTACAAAGGGGATTTCCTCAAATCCAAGAATCTGCTGACAATCGCTTTCGCCTCACAGATTGGACATTTGATGTAGCTGCCTTAACTTTACAGGAATTACAAACTTTAAGTAATCTCTGTCAATCAATGGGCTGGGGATTCACTTACAGTACAGTACAGTGTCACATTAAACCACAAGGTCAAGATAAGGCTGTGGGTTTATTGCAAGTATTACAAGCATATTGGCCTGACTACTCACCCGAACAAGTTGTGACCGTTGGTGATAGCCCTAATGATGAAAGTTTATTTGCTCGACATCAGTTTCCCGTCTCTGTGGGCGTAGCTAACGTACTGAAATATGCAAATCAGCTACAATATCAACCCACTTACGTAACGAGTGCAGCTGAAGCCACAGGATTTTGTGAGTTAGCTAGTTATATTTTAAAGTCAACAGTCCCCAGGATTTAA
- a CDS encoding DevC protein — protein sequence MIQKIPLAWLQMTRDKTRLAVALAGIAFADILMFTQLGFRDALYYSNVQLHSSLNGDIILINRQSNAILSMKSFSQRRLYKALDLPSVQSVHSIYLDYTAWKNPVTGRSRSLLVFGINPEFNLFNLPGVQENLDKLKLPDVVLFDRSSRQEYGPIADDFEKGKTVKAELRRRKIKVVGLFTLGTSFGADGNLITSDVNFLRIFNTRQQGLIDIGVIKVKPGTDVETVAKDLRQYLPQDVNVLTKQDFIDFERHYWASSTAIGFIFSLGTIMGFIVGTVIVYQILYTEVSDHLSEYATLKAIGYTQKYLLIVILQEALLLACLGYLPGLFFTILMYQKAKEATLLPIFMTFGRATNVLILTMIMCFISGAIAVRKLRSADPADIF from the coding sequence ATGATTCAAAAAATACCTCTAGCTTGGCTACAAATGACGCGAGATAAAACGCGGTTAGCCGTAGCTTTAGCTGGAATTGCTTTTGCTGATATTTTAATGTTTACCCAACTCGGATTCCGAGATGCACTCTATTATAGTAACGTTCAGTTACATAGTAGTTTAAATGGCGACATTATTTTAATTAACCGCCAGTCGAACGCAATATTGTCCATGAAAAGCTTTTCTCAACGGCGGTTGTATAAAGCTTTAGATTTACCAAGCGTACAATCTGTACATTCTATCTATTTAGATTACACAGCTTGGAAAAATCCAGTTACAGGTCGGTCACGCTCATTACTTGTATTTGGCATTAATCCAGAGTTTAATTTATTTAATTTGCCAGGAGTGCAAGAAAATTTAGATAAATTAAAGTTGCCTGATGTAGTTTTGTTTGACCGTTCTTCCCGACAAGAATATGGGCCGATCGCAGATGATTTTGAAAAAGGTAAAACAGTCAAAGCAGAGTTAAGAAGACGCAAAATTAAAGTAGTAGGGCTGTTTACTTTAGGAACATCTTTTGGTGCAGATGGTAATTTAATCACCAGTGATGTTAACTTTTTACGTATCTTTAACACCCGTCAGCAAGGATTAATTGATATTGGGGTAATCAAAGTTAAGCCAGGCACAGATGTAGAAACTGTGGCTAAAGATTTACGTCAATATTTACCTCAAGATGTAAATGTATTGACTAAACAAGATTTTATCGATTTTGAACGTCACTATTGGGCAAGTAGCACAGCAATTGGTTTTATTTTCAGCTTAGGTACAATTATGGGTTTTATTGTGGGAACCGTAATTGTTTACCAAATTCTTTACACAGAAGTTTCTGACCATTTATCAGAATACGCTACCTTAAAAGCCATAGGATATACACAAAAATATTTATTGATAGTGATTTTACAAGAAGCACTTTTATTAGCTTGTTTAGGGTATCTTCCTGGGTTATTTTTCACCATATTAATGTACCAAAAAGCTAAAGAAGCTACTCTTTTACCAATATTTATGACTTTTGGTAGAGCAACTAATGTATTGATATTAACAATGATTATGTGTTTCATTTCTGGCGCGATCGCCGTCCGTAAATTACGTTCCGCTGACCCGGCTGACATCTTTTAA
- a CDS encoding ABC transporter-like protein: MRQEPVIAIKDLNHYYGKGSLKRQILFDINLEIYPGEIVIMTGPSGSGKTTLLSLIGGLRSVQEGSLKFLGVELFGSSQNQLVQIRRNIGYIFQAHNLLGFLTARQNVQMAVELNEKVGQHDAIATAETMLTAVGLKNRVNYYPDNLSGGQKQRIAIARALVNNPPLVLADEPTAALDKQSGRDVVEIMQRLAKEQGTSILLVTHDNRILDIADRIVEMEDGLLARDSQSAVVSYDSGAWSEKS; the protein is encoded by the coding sequence ATGAGACAAGAACCTGTAATTGCTATTAAAGACCTAAATCATTACTATGGTAAAGGTTCACTAAAAAGACAAATTTTATTTGATATTAACCTGGAGATTTATCCGGGAGAAATTGTAATTATGACTGGGCCTTCTGGGTCAGGCAAAACAACATTACTAAGTTTGATTGGTGGTTTAAGATCTGTCCAAGAAGGTAGTTTAAAATTTTTGGGCGTAGAACTATTCGGTTCTAGCCAAAATCAATTAGTGCAAATCCGGCGGAACATTGGCTATATTTTTCAGGCGCACAACTTGCTAGGATTTTTAACTGCAAGGCAAAATGTGCAAATGGCCGTGGAATTGAACGAAAAAGTTGGTCAACATGATGCGATCGCCACAGCCGAAACTATGCTAACTGCTGTTGGCTTAAAGAACCGAGTAAATTACTACCCAGATAATCTTTCTGGTGGACAAAAACAAAGAATTGCGATCGCTCGCGCCCTAGTTAACAATCCGCCACTAGTATTAGCGGACGAACCAACCGCAGCCTTAGATAAACAATCAGGACGTGATGTCGTCGAAATCATGCAACGTCTAGCTAAAGAACAAGGTACTTCCATTTTGTTAGTGACACACGACAATCGGATTTTAGACATAGCCGATCGCATTGTCGAAATGGAGGATGGTCTTTTAGCCCGTGACTCCCAAAGCGCCGTCGTCAGCTACGATTCTGGAGCATGGAGCGAAAAATCATAA